TCTCAACGAAGCCCGTAACGAAATCACATCCGTTCCATTTTCCGAGGAAATGAAAGCGCGCATCCTCCCGTTTCTTCTCACTAACGACTAACTACCAACCACTAACTACTTCTTCTCATGTCCTCCTTCCCTTCCTTCAAAGCCGCCACCGTGCAAACCGCACCTGTTTTCCTCGACGTCGAAAAAACGGTGGATAAGGCCATTTCGTTCCTTACGGAAGCGGCTTCCAACGGGGCGCAACTCATTGCTTTTCCTGAAGTCTTTATCTCCGCCTACCCTTACTGGAACTGGATCATGACCCCGGTGCAGGGCAGCAAGTGGTACGAAGAACTTTACCGCAATTCGGTATCGGTTGACAGCGCGCCGATTCGACGTTTACAGGACGCAGCGCGGGAAAACGGCATCCACGTGGTCATTGGCATGAACGAACGGGGCGAGAGCTACGGAGAGATCTACAACACCAACCTGATCATCGACGACACCGGGGCACTGATCGGCAAACACCGGAAACTGGTGCCTACCTGGGCGGAGAAGCTCACGTGGACCGCAGGTGACGGGTCGTCACTTAAAGTCTACAAAACCGGCATTGGCCCTATCGGGACGCTGGCATGTGGGGAAAACACCAATACTTTGGCGCGCTTTGCGTTGCTCTCGCAGGGAGAATTGATACACATTGCCAACTATATTTCCCTGCCCGTAGCACCTCCTGATTACAACATGGCGGAGGCGATCAAGATACGGGCAGCCGCCCATTCCTTTGAGGGCAAGCTGTTTACTATTGTATCATGTTCGACCATTTCGAAGGAAATCATCGACCGTATGACGCCGGACGTACCGAACGCTGCCGAATTGCTGACGCGAAAAAGTGCGGCCTTTTCCGGATTTATCGGTCCGAATGGTGCCGTGATCGGAGAACCGCTAATCGACGACGAGGGCATCGCCTACGCGGAAATCGACCTGGCGAAATGCATACAGCCGAAACAGATGCATGATATCCTCGGACATTATAACCGATTCGATATCTTTGACTTACGCATCAATACGGCCCCGACGCGCAAAGTAACTTTCATCGACGACCACGACACCTTCAACCAGCGCTGATATGAAACGTTTTGCCTTCCTCCTTCTCGTCTCGCAGTGGCTTACCGCGCAGACCTACATCACCCATGTCACCGTTGTAGATGTGGAAAAACACAAACTGCTGCCCGATCGCACGGTCGTACTTAACGGTGATCGCATCACGGAGATCGCGACATCCGGTCGGAAGGTACCTGCGGGGGCGAAGGTTATAGAAGGAAAAGGAAAGTTTCTGATGCCGGGACTCGTGGATGCGCATGTGCATTTTTTCCAGAGCGGCGGACTTTACACCCGTCCGGACGCCATGGATTTGCGGAAAAGGAAGCCCTATGAGAAAGAAATTGCGGAAGTCCATGCCCGGATGGAAAACGTGTTGCAACGCTACCTCGCCAACGGGATTACCACCGTTATCGATCCGGGTGCTACCTACAATTTCCTTGAGCTGAAACGAAAGTGGGCCGACAAACCGCTCCGTTCGACTGTTTTTATGTCGGGGCCGCTCATTACGACGTACGAACCAGAGCCCTTCAAAGGATTGGGCGCTGACGAACCCTTCCGCCTGGCGCTGACACCGGACGAAGGCCGGCAGATGGTGCGCGAACAGTTGCCGCATCGTCCCGACTTTATCAAGATATGGTATATCGCCGACGTCGACGGAACGGGTGCAGAAGCCGGCGCCCGCAAGTACCAGCCGGTTGTGCAGGCCATCATTGAAGAAGCCCATGCGAACCACATACGCGTGGCGGTGCACGCCACCGAACGGATCACCGCCCAACTAGCGGTAGAAAGCGGATGTGACTTTCTGGTGCACAGCATCGAAGACGAAGACATCAGCGATAGTTTCGTCACGTTGCTGAAAGACAAAAAGATCGTACTTTGTCCGACACTTACGGTCGGCGATGGTTATGATAACACGTTCGCACAAACCCTCGCCTTTTCACGGGAGGAGCTAGCGAAAAGCGATCCCTTCGCATTGGGCTCTTTGTTTGACCTGCGCCACCTGCCGGATACCGCCCTGATCAAAGGCTATCAAAACTATTTCCGGGATGCGAAGCAATTAGAGAAATCCAAAAAGCAGCGGGGTATCATGGCCCGAAACCTCAAGAAGCTGGCAGACGGTGGCGTGCGGATCGCCTCTGGAACCGATGCGGGCAATATCGGGACACTCCATGCCGCTTCCTATCGTTCGGAACTGCGCCGCATGCAGGAAGCAGGACTCTCGAACTGGACGATACTCGAAGCATCTACCCGAAACGGGGCCATGGCGCTAGCCAAAGAAACCGACTTCGGCACCGTGGCGGTCGGAAAACGGGCGAACTTATTGCTTCTGAACGCCGACCCAACCCAATCACTCAACGCGTTGGACACTATTGAACTTGTGTTCCACAATGGCTCACCGTCAACGGTGAACGAACTTATAGCCGAAACGCCCGAAGAACTCGTGCAGCGACAGGTGAATGCCTACAACCTCCGGAATATTGACGCGTTTTTGGATACCTATTCGGATGACGTCGAAATATACACTTTCCCTAATAAACTTGAGTTCAAAGGAAAAGAGCGAATGCGAAGCGACTATGGGGCCATGTTCAGCCAAGCGGCCAACCTTCATTGCGAGATCGTCAACCGCATTGTGGATGGCAACCGTGTCATCGACAAGGAACACGTCCGCTTTAATGATAAAGCACTAGATGGAACCGCGATTTATGTGATCGAGAACGGCAAAATTTCGAAAGTCTACTTTTTGCAATAGGCCAACTTCCAGCGCCGAAGGACGAAATTTCAAAAGGGCTTACCCCACTCCTCTCTCCTAACTCCTAATTCCTAACCCCTAACTCCTAAATATACGCATAATGCCGTATTTCAGGCGGCATATCTATCGCCTAAATTTGACGCAGTTGCCAAGCGGCGACCGCACGCATTCCTACGCTATCAAAAACCTCCACGTGAACACGAAAGTGGTTTTTTAGTGATTCAAAAACATGTTTTTGGGCGCCTCCAGTGATGGGGGCGTTTTTTTTTGGAAGGAACTGAGTAACTGAGTAACTGAGGAAGTAAGTCTATTCCAACTACGAGCGGTTTGCGGCCTCGTATAGTGGCGAAAAAGCGAAGAGAGTTTTCTTCGTTAAGGTAAAAAGTTCTACGTGATAACCAATTTTCCGGCTTGTAGAATCTGCCATTATACAAGACAGCGGTTAGTAGTAGGACATTTTACTAGTCCTAAACTACTGGGAATTAAGTTAATAACTTAGTTGATAAGTATTTTCTATTAAATGCATTATTTGTATTAAATATAAATAACTTTAAGTGTTACTAATTGTTAACCTACACTATTATGAATTCAAAGAAATCGTCACGGTCAGTGACAAAAATCGCATCAGAAACTTTGAAGAATCCTTATTCTTCTCAAATTTCAAAATCATTAGCTGGATCAGTTTTGTCACAAGCCAACACTCTGCATCAGACAAGCAATCAAATGGAAACAATCGCGTCCAAAGTATTGCAAAGCGACAAGTATAGTAACACAACAAAAACTTTAGCTGGTTCAGTTTTATCGCAATCAAAACCATAAGAGTATTTAGTAGGTAATCGATGTACTTCTTTTTAAGGTTCATCGATTACTCTA
This genomic interval from Flavobacterium sp. HJ-32-4 contains the following:
- a CDS encoding carbon-nitrogen hydrolase family protein, with the protein product MSSFPSFKAATVQTAPVFLDVEKTVDKAISFLTEAASNGAQLIAFPEVFISAYPYWNWIMTPVQGSKWYEELYRNSVSVDSAPIRRLQDAARENGIHVVIGMNERGESYGEIYNTNLIIDDTGALIGKHRKLVPTWAEKLTWTAGDGSSLKVYKTGIGPIGTLACGENTNTLARFALLSQGELIHIANYISLPVAPPDYNMAEAIKIRAAAHSFEGKLFTIVSCSTISKEIIDRMTPDVPNAAELLTRKSAAFSGFIGPNGAVIGEPLIDDEGIAYAEIDLAKCIQPKQMHDILGHYNRFDIFDLRINTAPTRKVTFIDDHDTFNQR
- a CDS encoding amidohydrolase family protein; this translates as MKRFAFLLLVSQWLTAQTYITHVTVVDVEKHKLLPDRTVVLNGDRITEIATSGRKVPAGAKVIEGKGKFLMPGLVDAHVHFFQSGGLYTRPDAMDLRKRKPYEKEIAEVHARMENVLQRYLANGITTVIDPGATYNFLELKRKWADKPLRSTVFMSGPLITTYEPEPFKGLGADEPFRLALTPDEGRQMVREQLPHRPDFIKIWYIADVDGTGAEAGARKYQPVVQAIIEEAHANHIRVAVHATERITAQLAVESGCDFLVHSIEDEDISDSFVTLLKDKKIVLCPTLTVGDGYDNTFAQTLAFSREELAKSDPFALGSLFDLRHLPDTALIKGYQNYFRDAKQLEKSKKQRGIMARNLKKLADGGVRIASGTDAGNIGTLHAASYRSELRRMQEAGLSNWTILEASTRNGAMALAKETDFGTVAVGKRANLLLLNADPTQSLNALDTIELVFHNGSPSTVNELIAETPEELVQRQVNAYNLRNIDAFLDTYSDDVEIYTFPNKLEFKGKERMRSDYGAMFSQAANLHCEIVNRIVDGNRVIDKEHVRFNDKALDGTAIYVIENGKISKVYFLQ